One window of Acuticoccus sediminis genomic DNA carries:
- a CDS encoding tripartite tricarboxylate transporter permease, with the protein MEPLVQGFAQIFALETMAYLTAGVGLGVVLGAIPGLTATMAIAIVIPFTFTMPPVASMLMLLGAYKGGIFGGSIAAILVAAPGTPASAATVQDGYALARKGQSEKALKVALVSSVIADLATDVLLILLAVQLARIALAFGAVEYMIVAILGLTVVAAVSGRSLWKGVASAILGAAVALIGLDPMSGVPRFSFGVIDFYGGIELVPMLIGLLTLSEILVQIESGHGAGIRALPKAATRDDRRITGKDARLIARPIALGAVIGGLVGIIPGLGPTLGAFLGYDAAWRTSRRKEEFGKGSLEGIAGAEAGNNAVSGANLIPLLGLGIPGDTMAAILVGAFLIHGLSPGPLIFKEAPDVVYGLFAGLIVANLVLFVVARAMLPAFSRVARTPTRFLMPVVLMLCIVGAYGLNQSMFDVWVMLVFGLIGYVMTKLGFPRAPLLIGFILAPLMEENLRRALRLSDGDFSVFVGSPLAIGLWIFVAVSVALVLRQRGALRAEEGEVATETGRAS; encoded by the coding sequence ATGGAGCCGCTCGTCCAGGGCTTCGCCCAGATCTTCGCGCTGGAGACGATGGCCTACCTGACCGCCGGCGTCGGCCTCGGGGTCGTCCTCGGCGCCATCCCCGGCCTCACCGCGACGATGGCGATCGCCATCGTGATCCCCTTCACCTTCACCATGCCGCCGGTGGCGAGCATGCTCATGCTGCTGGGCGCCTACAAGGGCGGCATCTTCGGCGGCTCGATCGCCGCGATCCTGGTGGCCGCCCCCGGCACGCCGGCGAGCGCCGCGACGGTGCAGGACGGCTACGCGCTCGCCCGCAAGGGACAGTCGGAGAAGGCGCTCAAGGTTGCGCTCGTCTCCTCCGTCATCGCCGACCTCGCGACCGACGTGCTGCTCATCCTCCTCGCCGTGCAGCTCGCCCGGATCGCGCTCGCCTTCGGCGCGGTGGAGTACATGATCGTCGCGATCCTCGGCCTCACGGTGGTGGCCGCGGTCTCGGGCCGCTCGCTGTGGAAGGGCGTTGCCTCGGCGATCCTGGGCGCCGCCGTCGCGCTCATCGGCCTCGACCCGATGTCGGGCGTGCCGCGCTTCTCCTTCGGCGTCATCGACTTCTACGGCGGGATCGAGCTCGTGCCGATGCTGATCGGCCTGCTGACGCTCTCGGAGATCCTGGTGCAGATCGAGTCTGGGCACGGGGCCGGCATCCGCGCCCTGCCCAAGGCCGCGACCCGGGACGACAGGCGCATCACCGGCAAGGACGCCCGGCTGATCGCGAGGCCGATCGCGCTGGGCGCCGTGATCGGCGGTCTCGTCGGCATCATCCCCGGCCTCGGCCCGACGCTCGGCGCCTTCCTCGGCTACGACGCGGCGTGGCGCACCTCGAGGCGCAAGGAGGAGTTTGGCAAGGGCTCGCTCGAAGGGATCGCGGGGGCGGAGGCCGGCAACAACGCCGTCAGCGGCGCCAACCTCATCCCGCTCCTCGGCCTCGGCATCCCCGGGGACACGATGGCGGCGATCCTCGTCGGCGCCTTCCTCATCCACGGCTTGTCGCCGGGACCACTGATCTTCAAGGAAGCGCCGGACGTGGTCTACGGGCTCTTCGCGGGGCTGATCGTCGCCAACCTCGTCCTCTTCGTGGTCGCGAGGGCGATGCTGCCGGCGTTCTCCCGCGTCGCCCGCACGCCGACGCGGTTCCTCATGCCGGTCGTCCTCATGCTGTGCATCGTCGGCGCCTACGGGCTGAACCAGTCGATGTTCGACGTGTGGGTGATGCTGGTGTTCGGCCTCATCGGCTACGTCATGACCAAGCTCGGCTTCCCGCGCGCGCCGCTCCTCATCGGCTTCATCCTGGCGCCGCTCATGGAGGAGAACCTGCGCCGCGCGCTGCGCCTGTCGGACGGTGACTTCAGCGTCTTCGTCGGCTCACCGCTCGCCATCGGGCTGTGGATCTTCGTCGCGGTCTCCGTGGCGCTGGTCCTGCGCCAGCGCGGGGCGCTGCGGGCGGAGGAGGGCGAGGTGGCCACCGAGACGGGGAGGGCGTCATGA
- a CDS encoding tripartite tricarboxylate transporter TctB family protein — protein sequence MKLANAAARGDILSGAVLVVIGAAGLLGVVDAQVQEVAGFSSHARLYPKILAALLAVIGAGILIGGIAKRGKVPAVEVDWTGMGRVVGVLAGGCAFALLAPLAGFTAATVLATGAFAVICGVYRPLPLALVSLGTALAIRVVAVELLGLTLPGLGSV from the coding sequence ATGAAGCTCGCCAACGCAGCCGCCAGGGGCGACATCCTGTCGGGCGCCGTCCTGGTCGTCATCGGCGCCGCCGGCCTCCTCGGCGTCGTCGACGCGCAGGTCCAGGAGGTCGCCGGCTTCAGCTCCCACGCGCGCCTCTACCCGAAGATCCTCGCCGCGCTCCTCGCGGTGATCGGCGCCGGCATCCTGATCGGCGGCATCGCCAAGCGCGGCAAGGTCCCGGCGGTCGAGGTCGACTGGACCGGCATGGGGCGCGTCGTCGGCGTCCTCGCGGGCGGGTGCGCGTTCGCGCTGCTCGCGCCGCTCGCCGGCTTCACGGCGGCGACCGTGCTCGCGACGGGCGCGTTCGCGGTCATCTGCGGCGTCTACCGGCCGCTCCCCCTCGCACTCGTCTCGCTCGGGACGGCGCTCGCGATCCGCGTCGTCGCGGTGGAACTGCTCGGACTGACCCTTCCGGGCCTCGGCTCGGTCTGA